One Kribbella sp. NBC_00662 genomic region harbors:
- a CDS encoding SGNH/GDSL hydrolase family protein, translating to MTFTGTDSPGWVPARYTPSVLQSWSECVSVPALTKRFAGTAWQVDYRGPVIASGSRYVALGSSFAAGPGIGPIVHPPAGRSGSNYAHLVAAELGLDLIDVTYSGATTAHVLDTPQDDAPPQLEALTPDTALVTITVGGNDLEYVGTFLRGSLLNTIAKPATIFGRRVANRIRARVSYLKDEASYQAVADSLTKVVERAQERSPDARILLVDYLSLVGPATRPRLDVPLNEEQLPSIAMMADGLAGAFAKAAAATGADLIAASAASRDHAIGSAEPWTTGFTLLPPTLGGFVPYHPNAAGMRGVADLIIEVLRT from the coding sequence ATGACGTTCACCGGAACGGACAGCCCGGGTTGGGTGCCGGCGCGGTACACGCCGTCGGTCCTGCAGTCGTGGTCGGAGTGCGTCAGCGTGCCCGCCTTGACGAAGCGTTTTGCCGGCACAGCGTGGCAGGTCGACTATCGTGGTCCGGTGATCGCATCCGGCAGCCGGTACGTCGCCCTCGGTAGTTCGTTCGCGGCCGGACCGGGTATCGGCCCGATCGTGCACCCGCCCGCCGGCCGTTCGGGCAGCAACTACGCGCACCTGGTCGCCGCCGAGCTCGGCCTCGACCTCATCGATGTCACGTATTCGGGCGCGACCACCGCACACGTGCTCGACACCCCGCAGGACGACGCGCCGCCGCAACTCGAGGCGCTCACACCGGACACCGCACTCGTCACGATCACCGTCGGCGGCAACGATCTCGAGTACGTCGGGACGTTCCTGCGCGGGAGCCTCCTCAACACGATCGCGAAGCCCGCCACGATCTTCGGCCGCCGGGTCGCGAACCGGATCCGGGCGCGGGTCAGCTACCTCAAGGACGAAGCGTCGTACCAGGCCGTTGCCGACTCGCTGACGAAGGTGGTCGAGCGGGCGCAGGAGCGGTCACCGGACGCGCGGATCCTGCTCGTCGACTACCTCAGTCTGGTCGGACCGGCCACGCGGCCGCGTCTCGACGTACCGCTGAACGAGGAGCAACTGCCGAGTATCGCGATGATGGCGGACGGTCTGGCCGGCGCGTTCGCGAAGGCCGCCGCGGCAACGGGTGCCGACCTGATCGCGGCGTCCGCGGCCAGCCGTGATCACGCCATCGGTTCGGCCGAGCCGTGGACGACCGGATTCACGCTGCTGCCACCGACTCTCGGCGGTTTCGTTCCGTACCACCCGAACGCGGCAGGCATGCGTGGCGTCGCCGACCTGATCATCGAGGTGCTCCGAACGTGA
- a CDS encoding DUF222 domain-containing protein, protein MEVLGERPVRSMSDSEKLSALDAVFAETARLKTLALELIAGIDESGYATELGAGNTARLLTRRYRIDSAEAHRDVRLASHLTRYAATSAALPDPAIPFADPTTAASPGGATDSDTPGNLDTANTEAEAEANADAADSAAGSDGAPGADGASDSDPVPGTWRVHPAQAAAIVAILDKLPPTVPAENLDFAEQRLIDLAATHAPSDLRKAGHKIRDILDPDGPEPDENAAYVRESLTWKTADRGVAFRGYLANENAELFRTLIHTHAKPHRTTDGQLDPRPSSKRQADALTTILNSTSPGGASSTTSRTAAAAHGRSADAGTAKGPATDGDSKGDGTGILIQLPLPSAATDRPEERGRDTEGRDADGRDADSSGGGRQFVPGHGAKPHISITIDYNDLAAATANATGALVFGDNLSAATVRRLACDAEILPIVLDSKSQPLDVGTSQRLVTRPMRRALNARDKGCVVCNAPPIHCDAHHVVSWLDGGITAVSNLALLCKRDHRDLHSGHWRIRILDGVVEVTRPTWADPTPIPPTKYKPPTADIVHQPITPPLNPRGGDERPPDANAGALGSAPAARAAPPTPAGSARPGLSHPWNDENTPDAATSPPDTATVTGVFGRASFDPWGEGATGVG, encoded by the coding sequence ATGGAGGTCCTCGGCGAACGGCCCGTCCGGTCGATGAGCGACAGTGAGAAGCTGTCGGCTCTCGACGCGGTCTTCGCTGAGACGGCCAGGCTCAAGACGCTCGCGTTAGAGCTGATCGCCGGCATCGACGAGTCCGGGTACGCAACCGAGCTCGGCGCGGGCAACACCGCCCGACTGCTGACCAGGCGCTATCGCATCGACTCCGCCGAAGCCCACCGCGACGTCCGCCTCGCCAGTCACTTGACCAGGTACGCCGCCACCTCGGCGGCCCTCCCCGATCCGGCCATCCCTTTCGCCGACCCCACCACGGCCGCCAGCCCCGGCGGCGCCACCGATTCAGATACTCCCGGCAATCTCGATACCGCGAACACCGAAGCCGAAGCCGAAGCCAACGCCGACGCTGCGGACAGTGCGGCCGGATCAGACGGCGCGCCAGGTGCGGACGGCGCGAGCGATTCAGATCCTGTGCCGGGGACGTGGCGGGTCCATCCGGCCCAGGCCGCTGCCATCGTGGCGATCCTCGACAAGCTGCCCCCGACCGTCCCGGCCGAGAATCTCGACTTCGCCGAACAACGGCTGATCGACCTGGCCGCCACCCACGCCCCCTCGGACCTGCGCAAGGCCGGCCACAAGATCCGCGACATCCTCGACCCCGACGGCCCTGAGCCTGACGAGAACGCCGCGTACGTGCGCGAGTCCCTGACGTGGAAGACCGCCGACCGAGGGGTCGCCTTCCGCGGCTACCTCGCCAACGAGAACGCCGAACTCTTCCGTACCCTCATCCACACCCATGCCAAGCCCCACCGCACCACCGACGGCCAACTCGACCCCCGCCCCTCGAGCAAACGCCAGGCCGACGCCCTCACCACAATCCTCAACAGCACCAGCCCGGGCGGCGCATCCAGCACGACCAGCAGGACCGCGGCCGCCGCCCACGGCAGGTCGGCCGATGCAGGCACCGCAAAGGGCCCCGCGACCGACGGTGACAGCAAGGGCGATGGGACCGGCATCCTCATCCAGCTTCCCCTCCCGTCGGCTGCAACCGACCGGCCTGAGGAGCGCGGTCGTGACACCGAAGGTCGTGATGCGGACGGTCGTGATGCGGATAGTTCGGGCGGCGGTCGTCAGTTCGTGCCCGGTCACGGGGCCAAGCCGCACATCAGCATCACGATCGACTACAACGACCTCGCCGCCGCAACCGCGAACGCGACCGGCGCGCTCGTGTTCGGAGACAACCTCTCGGCCGCGACCGTACGTCGGCTGGCCTGTGATGCCGAGATCCTCCCGATCGTGCTCGACTCCAAGTCACAACCTCTCGACGTCGGCACGAGCCAACGCCTCGTCACCCGCCCCATGCGCCGCGCCCTCAACGCGCGCGACAAAGGTTGCGTCGTCTGCAACGCACCCCCGATCCACTGCGATGCCCATCACGTGGTCTCCTGGCTGGACGGCGGCATCACCGCGGTGTCCAACCTCGCCCTGCTCTGCAAACGCGACCACCGCGACCTGCACTCCGGCCACTGGCGCATCCGCATCCTCGACGGCGTGGTCGAGGTCACCCGCCCCACCTGGGCCGACCCCACCCCCATCCCACCCACCAAATACAAACCACCCACCGCCGACATCGTCCACCAGCCCATCACCCCGCCGCTCAATCCCCGGGGCGGCGACGAACGCCCACCGGACGCAAACGCCGGCGCGCTCGGATCCGCACCTGCTGCACGGGCCGCGCCGCCGACGCCTGCGGGATCAGCGCGACCTGGGCTGTCCCATCCATGGAACGACGAGAACACGCCGGACGCTGCCACATCACCCCCGGACACAGCCACAGTCACCGGGGTGTTCGGGCGCG
- a CDS encoding GNAT family N-acetyltransferase, which yields MKVREATTADVDAAVGVLTRALFDYPMTRACLDPDGYADRLTEYHRLFVSAIGLPHGRIWVTDDVTAVAVWFPPDMPPDVFAPHAAAFNELAGSRAALTAEYGQAIGLFHPRTPVWLLALVAVHPDHQRQGLGHAVITPGLATVDAAHSPAFMETQDPANVPFYESLGFTTLAELELPHNGPMHYALYRPAA from the coding sequence GTGAAGGTGCGTGAGGCAACCACAGCGGACGTCGACGCCGCGGTCGGCGTCCTCACCCGCGCGTTGTTCGACTATCCGATGACCCGGGCCTGCCTCGACCCGGACGGGTACGCCGACCGGCTCACGGAGTACCACCGGTTGTTCGTCAGCGCCATCGGGTTGCCGCACGGCCGTATCTGGGTGACGGACGACGTGACCGCGGTTGCTGTCTGGTTCCCACCCGACATGCCTCCGGACGTCTTCGCCCCGCACGCCGCCGCCTTCAACGAGCTCGCCGGCTCCCGCGCCGCTCTGACCGCCGAGTACGGCCAGGCAATCGGGCTGTTCCACCCCCGCACCCCGGTCTGGCTCCTGGCCCTGGTCGCCGTCCACCCCGACCACCAACGCCAAGGCCTGGGCCACGCAGTAATCACACCCGGCCTCGCAACCGTCGACGCCGCCCACTCCCCAGCCTTCATGGAAACCCAGGACCCGGCAAACGTCCCCTTCTACGAGTCCCTGGGCTTCACCACCCTCGCCGAACTGGAACTTCCCCACAACGGCCCCATGCACTACGCCCTCTACCGCCCGGCCGCCTGA